The proteins below are encoded in one region of Chloroflexota bacterium:
- a CDS encoding GNAT family N-acetyltransferase — MASIASGLLADLPKNIRPFDTRRDLQPAADLIELCFAETLTPDGHRYLQNMRRAARSPGSPYWAALNNPRNNFPLGGFVWEEDGEIIGNLNLIHFFHQGRRLNLIANVAVHPNFRRRGIAQRLTQAALEKTHRRRIHEVWLQARTDNPAALNLYQNMGFSPQARRTTWLIHPRSLVENAVPEPGSVTIRSQRHWAQQAAWLQANYPADLRWHFPLKTRYLQPGLMGLLLRFFAEVQTRHWAAQHQGKLLGVLTWQASHTHADHLWLSASPQNEDQALKIILPFIRRELLLRRKLALDYPSERAQTTLMDAGFEPQHTLLWMKFSQR, encoded by the coding sequence ATGGCATCCATTGCATCCGGTTTACTCGCCGACTTGCCCAAAAATATTCGTCCTTTCGATACCCGGCGCGACCTCCAACCCGCCGCCGATCTGATTGAGCTTTGTTTCGCTGAAACGCTCACTCCCGATGGACACCGCTACCTGCAAAATATGCGCCGAGCTGCCCGCTCCCCCGGCAGCCCCTATTGGGCAGCCTTGAATAATCCGCGGAATAATTTTCCTTTAGGCGGTTTTGTCTGGGAAGAAGATGGTGAAATCATCGGCAACCTGAATCTGATTCACTTTTTCCATCAGGGACGGCGGCTTAATTTGATCGCCAATGTTGCCGTCCATCCCAATTTTCGCCGACGCGGCATCGCACAACGTCTCACCCAGGCCGCACTGGAGAAAACCCACCGACGGCGCATCCATGAAGTGTGGCTGCAAGCCCGCACAGATAACCCAGCCGCACTCAACCTTTACCAGAATATGGGCTTTAGTCCCCAGGCGCGGCGCACCACCTGGCTAATCCATCCCCGTTCATTGGTAGAAAACGCTGTACCCGAACCAGGGAGCGTCACCATTCGCAGCCAACGGCACTGGGCACAGCAAGCAGCCTGGCTGCAGGCCAATTATCCTGCCGATCTGCGCTGGCATTTCCCGCTAAAAACACGCTATCTCCAGCCCGGACTGATGGGGCTATTATTGCGCTTTTTTGCCGAAGTACAAACCCGTCACTGGGCAGCCCAGCATCAGGGCAAATTGCTGGGCGTACTCACCTGGCAAGCTTCGCACACCCATGCCGATCATCTTTGGCTGTCTGCCTCGCCCCAAAACGAAGACCAGGCCCTGAAAATTATCTTGCCTTTCATCCGGCGAGAGCTTCTCCTGCGTCGCAAACTGGCGCTCGACTATCCTTCCGAGCGCGCCCAGACCACATTGATGGATGCAGGCTTCGAACCCCAGCACACATTATTGTGGATGAAGTTCAGCCAGCGTTAG
- a CDS encoding DUF389 domain-containing protein: MDQTPITKPTTWRTAVRHFWRRIVPPVSQEQRGKVQVQLRNSSHPDFDFFLLVLLSSVIATFGLLMNSPATIIGAMLVAPLMSPIIGLGLSSIRGDDRLLKDAATALLRGAALAVLIATILTLGNRLLPFLPLTADSLPSEVMARTRPTPMDLGVALAGGLAAAFALAMPHISAALPGVAIATALLPPLATVGIGLAYQRWDVAGGAFLLFVTNGVAISASAMVVFFALGFMPRSVEKVGRLYGLPRSLVVLSLVTMLLLAPLTYISVQFVREANTTRSVAERNEQIKEITAQEVAEFRQAEVTEWQISDDANVLILEITVRTSSLLGYADMLSMRDAIGSRLQADGLLAEEQEFQLLLNQFQAQRLDPQVPPTATNTPPPTYPPTPGPSPTVTASATPTATPTSLPSSTPLPTETATSLPTVTGTPTVYPGYAAAVRFPGMQLRQSPGGPAIASLRAGESLVVLYGQEIADGLVWVEVQDEDGRVGWVPQVYVLTPTPTLTPIMLTATP; the protein is encoded by the coding sequence ATGGATCAAACTCCGATCACAAAGCCCACCACCTGGCGCACGGCCGTGCGTCACTTTTGGCGGCGAATTGTGCCGCCAGTCAGTCAGGAACAACGCGGCAAAGTTCAGGTGCAATTGCGCAATTCATCGCATCCCGATTTTGATTTTTTCTTGCTGGTATTGCTCTCCAGTGTAATTGCCACCTTCGGCCTGTTGATGAATTCACCGGCGACAATTATCGGGGCCATGCTGGTCGCGCCGCTCATGTCGCCGATTATCGGCCTGGGGCTGAGTTCAATCCGCGGGGATGACCGTTTGCTCAAAGATGCCGCCACGGCCTTGTTGCGCGGTGCGGCATTGGCGGTGCTGATTGCCACCATACTCACCCTGGGCAACCGCTTGTTGCCCTTTTTGCCGCTGACTGCCGATTCGTTGCCATCAGAGGTGATGGCGCGCACGCGTCCCACGCCGATGGATTTGGGGGTAGCGCTGGCGGGTGGTTTGGCGGCGGCCTTTGCGCTGGCAATGCCGCATATTTCTGCGGCGCTGCCCGGTGTGGCGATCGCTACGGCGCTGCTGCCTCCGCTGGCGACGGTGGGAATTGGGCTGGCATATCAGCGCTGGGATGTGGCCGGGGGCGCGTTTTTGCTCTTTGTGACCAACGGTGTGGCGATTTCGGCCTCGGCGATGGTGGTTTTCTTTGCCCTGGGGTTTATGCCTCGCTCCGTAGAGAAGGTCGGACGCCTGTATGGGCTGCCGCGCAGTTTAGTGGTTTTGTCTTTGGTGACGATGTTGTTACTGGCCCCGCTGACCTATATCAGCGTGCAATTTGTGCGCGAGGCCAATACGACGCGTTCGGTGGCAGAACGCAATGAGCAGATCAAAGAAATTACCGCGCAAGAAGTGGCCGAATTCCGCCAAGCTGAAGTGACCGAATGGCAGATCAGCGATGATGCCAATGTGCTGATTTTGGAAATTACTGTGCGCACATCATCGTTGTTAGGCTATGCCGATATGCTCAGTATGCGCGATGCCATTGGCAGCCGATTGCAGGCCGATGGTTTGCTGGCTGAAGAACAGGAATTTCAATTATTACTGAATCAGTTCCAGGCGCAACGCCTTGACCCGCAGGTGCCCCCCACAGCCACAAATACACCTCCTCCTACTTACCCCCCCACCCCGGGGCCGAGTCCAACAGTCACTGCTTCGGCCACGCCGACCGCTACACCTACAAGTTTGCCCTCGTCAACCCCGCTTCCCACAGAAACGGCTACGTCCCTCCCAACCGTTACAGGCACGCCTACGGTGTATCCGGGGTACGCGGCTGCGGTGCGTTTTCCAGGGATGCAGTTGCGCCAGTCGCCCGGCGGCCCGGCAATTGCATCGCTGCGAGCGGGTGAATCGCTGGTGGTTTTATACGGCCAGGAAATTGCGGATGGTTTGGTGTGGGTGGAAGTTCAGGATGAAGATGGACGTGTAGGCTGGGTGCCGCAAGTGTACGTGCTCACGCCAACCCCCACACTGACTCCGATTATGCTCACGGCTACGCCGTAA
- a CDS encoding GIY-YIG nuclease family protein: MTKKTLLPSTPGSYILLLKLTTPLTITIGALGETQFPAGIYAYLGSARGPGGIRARLGRHIAGGKTQRWHIDYLRAKTEIAGYSFLPELNIASATAIPTECRGSQALAQLPAAQIPLTQFGARDCRHGCPAHLVLLPPGFELSDLRQLLTA, encoded by the coding sequence ATGACGAAAAAAACGCTTCTTCCATCCACCCCCGGCAGCTATATCTTGCTACTAAAACTTACCACGCCATTAACCATCACCATCGGCGCGCTGGGGGAAACCCAATTCCCGGCAGGCATCTATGCCTACCTGGGCAGCGCCCGCGGCCCCGGCGGTATCCGCGCCAGGTTGGGGCGGCATATCGCCGGGGGCAAAACACAGCGCTGGCATATCGACTATCTACGCGCCAAGACTGAAATAGCCGGGTATTCCTTTCTGCCCGAACTCAATATTGCTTCTGCAACAGCCATTCCCACAGAATGCCGCGGGAGCCAGGCGTTGGCACAACTTCCAGCGGCACAAATCCCCCTTACACAGTTTGGCGCACGCGATTGTCGTCATGGCTGCCCGGCGCATCTTGTGCTGTTACCGCCAGGCTTCGAGCTATCCGATTTGCGGCAACTTCTTACGGCGTAG
- a CDS encoding HNH endonuclease, translating to MSEPVLVLNANFAPINVCTTKRAILLMFSGKASLVLNGRGVIQAVTRVFPRPSIIRLGVMIKRPRPHVSFSKREIFRRDNYTCQYCGQHKKNLTVDHVLPRHLGGEHSWKNLVAACAACNHFKGGRTVQQANMRLLKQPVEPSSSAQYIFGKYVRENQEWEPFLQGW from the coding sequence TTGTCGGAACCGGTTTTAGTGTTGAATGCAAACTTTGCGCCGATCAATGTTTGCACGACAAAACGCGCCATTCTATTAATGTTCTCTGGCAAGGCCAGTTTGGTGCTCAATGGCCGCGGGGTGATTCAAGCGGTCACACGGGTGTTTCCCAGGCCTTCAATTATCCGGTTGGGGGTGATGATCAAACGCCCGCGTCCACATGTTAGCTTTAGCAAGCGTGAAATCTTCCGGCGGGATAATTATACGTGCCAGTATTGCGGCCAGCACAAGAAAAACCTGACGGTTGACCATGTGCTGCCGCGCCATTTGGGGGGCGAGCACTCGTGGAAAAATCTAGTGGCGGCTTGTGCGGCTTGCAATCACTTTAAAGGCGGTCGTACAGTTCAGCAGGCCAATATGCGCTTGTTGAAACAACCGGTTGAGCCATCTTCTTCGGCGCAGTATATTTTTGGCAAGTATGTCAGAGAAAACCAGGAGTGGGAACCTTTTCTGCAAGGCTGGTAA
- a CDS encoding MBL fold metallo-hydrolase, with amino-acid sequence MIKIIILGSANSIADAQHENTHLAIQEDNAFILVDCVGTPIVRLEQAGLDFNQLHNLILTHSHPDHISGVPLLLMNMWLLGRKHPLNIFGLKETLTLIQNLMDAYEWSKWPNFFPVNFRVLPAEKMSLALETDELRIFTSPVKHLLPTLGLRVELKNSHKIFAYSCDTEPCAAVEELAAGVDMLIHEATGEALGHSSARQAGEIAQRAKANSLYLIHYNPRDENYLKLPQQARESFRGPVTLAEDFMEIEI; translated from the coding sequence ATGATCAAGATCATCATCCTGGGGTCTGCCAACTCTATCGCCGATGCACAACACGAAAATACACATCTGGCTATTCAGGAAGACAATGCGTTTATTCTCGTAGATTGTGTCGGGACGCCCATTGTGCGCCTGGAGCAAGCCGGGTTAGATTTCAATCAATTACACAATCTCATCCTGACTCATTCGCATCCCGATCACATCTCAGGCGTGCCATTGCTCTTAATGAATATGTGGCTGCTTGGACGAAAACATCCACTGAATATTTTCGGATTGAAAGAAACTCTGACTCTGATTCAGAACTTAATGGATGCCTACGAGTGGTCGAAGTGGCCCAATTTCTTTCCGGTTAACTTCCGCGTGCTGCCTGCCGAGAAGATGTCCCTGGCTTTGGAAACAGACGAATTACGCATTTTTACATCTCCGGTAAAACACCTGCTCCCCACCCTCGGTCTGCGCGTGGAATTGAAAAACAGCCACAAAATCTTTGCCTATTCTTGCGATACAGAACCTTGCGCGGCGGTTGAAGAATTGGCGGCTGGTGTTGATATGCTGATTCACGAAGCCACCGGCGAAGCCCTGGGGCACTCGTCGGCGCGCCAGGCCGGGGAAATTGCCCAGCGCGCCAAAGCCAATTCGCTGTATCTAATTCACTACAATCCGCGCGATGAGAATTATCTTAAACTGCCCCAGCAAGCCCGGGAGAGCTTTCGAGGCCCCGTGACGCTGGCTGAAGATTTTATGGAAATTGAGATTTAG
- a CDS encoding ABC transporter permease subunit, with product MLRNLRPALIITRREIRDQFRDWRILLPILALTLFFPGLMNFAASEAVSFVERYGAPIIGDRLIPFLLMVVGFFPISVSLVIALESFVGEKERRSIEPLLSSPLTDLQLYLGKLLAVMLPPLLASYLGIAVYLNGVYQQVGWSPDPVLLVQVVALTTVQSLLMVSGAVVISSQATSARAANLLASFIIVPVAMLLIGESMIMFWARYHILWWAIFGQILISGLLIRMGIAYFNREELLGRELDVLNFKWGWQVFWKSFRGEANSPWAWLRREIPNTFKNLRLALVFVLAAFIAAGWIGAQQAQIFVLPANLMSISNIQDGFVQGVEGFESLRFFSIESIPLIAMHNLRVIALATVLGIFSFGVMGLIVLMLPFIIIGYFTVTVARVGISPAVFLGAFILPHGILEIPAIAIAGAAILRLGATLSTPAEGKTIGEALLHSLAEWVKTILVLVLPLLIGAAALEVFITPAVVLKIFGG from the coding sequence ATGTTGCGTAACCTGCGCCCGGCGCTGATTATTACCCGTCGTGAAATCCGTGACCAGTTTCGAGATTGGCGTATTTTGCTGCCAATTTTGGCGTTGACGTTATTCTTCCCCGGCCTGATGAATTTTGCCGCCAGCGAAGCCGTCAGCTTTGTAGAACGTTATGGCGCGCCAATAATTGGCGACCGGCTGATCCCGTTTTTGCTGATGGTTGTGGGGTTCTTCCCGATTTCGGTGTCGCTGGTGATCGCCCTGGAGAGTTTTGTGGGCGAAAAAGAGCGCCGCAGTATCGAGCCGCTGCTCTCCAGCCCGCTGACCGATCTGCAGCTATATCTCGGCAAGCTTTTGGCGGTGATGCTGCCGCCGCTGCTGGCAAGCTACCTGGGGATTGCAGTCTACCTCAACGGGGTTTACCAACAAGTAGGTTGGTCGCCCGACCCGGTTTTGTTGGTGCAGGTTGTCGCCCTGACAACAGTGCAATCGCTATTGATGGTCAGCGGGGCAGTGGTGATTTCATCGCAAGCAACTTCGGCACGCGCGGCTAATTTGCTGGCTTCGTTTATCATCGTGCCAGTGGCAATGTTATTGATCGGGGAAAGCATGATTATGTTCTGGGCGCGCTACCATATTTTGTGGTGGGCGATCTTCGGACAAATTCTGATTTCCGGGCTGCTGATCCGTATGGGAATTGCCTATTTCAACCGCGAAGAATTACTGGGGCGCGAGTTGGATGTACTCAACTTTAAATGGGGTTGGCAGGTTTTTTGGAAGTCTTTTCGGGGTGAAGCAAATTCGCCCTGGGCGTGGCTGCGGCGCGAGATTCCGAACACATTCAAAAATTTGCGGCTGGCATTGGTCTTCGTGTTGGCTGCCTTTATTGCCGCGGGTTGGATTGGCGCGCAACAGGCACAGATTTTCGTACTACCTGCCAACCTGATGAGTATTAGCAATATTCAGGATGGATTTGTGCAAGGCGTGGAGGGTTTTGAATCGCTGCGATTTTTCTCTATAGAAAGCATCCCCCTGATTGCGATGCACAATTTGCGGGTGATTGCGCTGGCTACCGTGCTGGGTATTTTTTCCTTTGGCGTGATGGGCCTGATCGTGCTGATGCTGCCCTTTATCATTATTGGCTATTTCACAGTCACCGTAGCGCGGGTGGGTATTTCGCCAGCCGTTTTTCTGGGGGCATTTATTTTGCCGCACGGCATCCTTGAAATTCCGGCCATCGCGATTGCCGGAGCCGCTATTCTGCGCCTGGGGGCTACGCTCTCAACCCCGGCGGAGGGAAAAACAATCGGCGAAGCGCTATTGCACTCGCTGGCCGAGTGGGTTAAGACCATACTGGTTTTGGTGCTGCCGCTGCTCATCGGGGCCGCTGCGCTGGAAGTTTTTATCACCCCTGCGGTGGTGCTGAAAATTTTTGGGGGATAG
- a CDS encoding ABC transporter ATP-binding protein: protein MIIVENLRKDFEDFTAVDKISFRVKAGEVLALLGPNGAGKTTTVRMLTSILKPSEGRASVAGHDVVSSPAGVRASVGVLTENHGLYARMPAIEYLHFFGELYGMTPDERTQRITALLAQFGLANARQHRIGEYSKGMRQKLALVRALLHNPPVLLLDEPTSAMDPESARLVRDAIQELRSAERAIIICTHNLAEAEELADQIAIIRRGKIITRGTPLALKQQLLGAGEFVLQLAAHLNGDPANIPPGVQISARGATWLRYRTMQPEKDNPQMLKALLEANIPVIALQEVPRSLEQVYLQAVSAPAGEEAPHVA, encoded by the coding sequence ATGATTATTGTTGAAAACCTCCGCAAAGATTTCGAAGATTTTACGGCTGTCGATAAAATCAGCTTCAGGGTAAAAGCCGGTGAAGTGTTGGCGTTGCTCGGCCCCAATGGAGCCGGGAAGACGACCACCGTGCGCATGTTGACATCGATTCTCAAGCCCAGTGAGGGACGCGCCAGCGTGGCTGGACACGATGTGGTGAGCAGCCCCGCGGGGGTACGCGCCTCGGTGGGAGTCCTGACCGAAAACCACGGCCTATATGCGCGCATGCCCGCCATCGAATACCTGCATTTTTTTGGCGAACTTTACGGCATGACGCCTGACGAACGCACGCAACGAATTACCGCATTACTGGCCCAGTTCGGCCTGGCGAACGCCCGCCAACACCGCATTGGCGAATACTCCAAGGGGATGCGCCAAAAACTGGCCCTGGTACGCGCCCTGCTGCATAATCCGCCCGTGCTGCTGCTCGATGAACCTACTTCGGCAATGGATCCGGAGAGCGCTCGGCTGGTGCGCGATGCCATCCAGGAACTGCGCTCGGCGGAGCGGGCGATCATCATTTGCACGCATAATTTGGCCGAGGCTGAAGAGCTTGCCGATCAGATCGCCATCATTCGCCGGGGGAAGATCATTACCCGGGGCACGCCGCTCGCTTTGAAGCAGCAACTCCTGGGGGCCGGGGAATTCGTTCTTCAACTGGCAGCCCACCTCAATGGCGATCCGGCGAATATCCCGCCCGGGGTGCAGATCAGCGCCCGGGGCGCCACCTGGCTGCGTTACCGCACCATGCAACCCGAAAAAGACAATCCGCAAATGCTGAAGGCTTTGCTCGAAGCGAATATCCCCGTGATTGCGTTGCAAGAAGTGCCGCGTAGTCTGGAGCAAGTCTACCTGCAAGCCGTGAGCGCGCCCGCGGGCGAGGAGGCACCCCATGTTGCGTAA
- a CDS encoding prolipoprotein diacylglyceryl transferase gives MPNSFSIGPLDVHFYGIIIMLGTVAGTFLAAYRAKQRKQDPEFVWDSLVWVLIGGVIGARLWHIFTPPPSMVALGITTNYYLTHPLDALAIWRGGLGIPGAVIGGGLALYFYCRKQKNSFLLWADIVAPSLALAQAIGRWGNFINQELYGGPTELPWGIFIEPAYRVAGFTQFTHFHPTFLYESLWSFANMALLLWLGRKFAKSLHNGDIFLVYLIVYPVGRFLLEFVRLDSSQLGGINANQAFMAVVALAAGAALFWRHRKK, from the coding sequence ATGCCCAACAGTTTCAGCATTGGCCCACTTGACGTACATTTCTATGGCATCATCATTATGCTCGGCACAGTAGCCGGAACCTTTCTGGCTGCTTATCGCGCCAAGCAACGTAAACAAGACCCTGAATTCGTTTGGGATAGTCTGGTTTGGGTCCTCATTGGCGGGGTAATTGGGGCGCGGTTGTGGCATATTTTCACACCGCCGCCCTCCATGGTCGCGCTGGGCATCACCACGAATTACTATCTAACCCATCCCCTGGATGCGCTGGCGATTTGGCGCGGCGGTCTCGGAATTCCTGGCGCGGTCATCGGCGGCGGGCTGGCTTTGTATTTTTACTGCCGCAAACAAAAAAACAGCTTCTTACTCTGGGCCGATATCGTTGCCCCCTCCCTGGCATTGGCGCAGGCCATCGGGCGTTGGGGCAACTTCATCAATCAGGAGCTTTACGGCGGACCAACCGAACTCCCCTGGGGAATTTTTATTGAACCGGCGTACCGCGTGGCCGGTTTCACACAGTTCACACATTTCCACCCCACATTTCTCTACGAATCGCTATGGAGTTTCGCCAATATGGCCTTGCTGCTCTGGCTGGGGCGTAAATTTGCCAAATCGCTGCATAATGGCGATATTTTCCTGGTCTATTTGATTGTTTATCCGGTGGGTCGTTTCTTGCTGGAATTTGTGCGCCTCGATTCGTCGCAGCTTGGGGGTATTAACGCCAATCAGGCCTTTATGGCCGTAGTCGCGCTGGCGGCAGGCGCGGCGTTGTTTTGGCGACACCGCAAAAAATAG
- a CDS encoding CDP-alcohol phosphatidyltransferase family protein gives MTQLAENQEIPQTFTDMMRKLFKGFFDPIGKFLNQMGLTPNTMTLIGLAGNTVGAVFLARGDMLTGGLIILVMAPIDALDGTMARLRGEPSTFGAFVDSVTDRYAELITFLGLLYHFHQSEYWFASLLVYLAAAGSMLVSYVRARAEALDYDAKVGILTRMERYFVLVPALIFNIPVIGIGIIALLANITALQRILYVRKQAHIEMKK, from the coding sequence GTGACACAACTAGCTGAAAACCAAGAAATACCCCAAACCTTTACCGATATGATGAGAAAACTCTTCAAGGGTTTTTTCGACCCCATCGGCAAATTTCTCAATCAGATGGGCCTGACACCAAATACAATGACCCTGATCGGTCTGGCGGGGAACACGGTCGGCGCCGTCTTTCTAGCGCGCGGCGATATGTTGACCGGAGGGTTGATTATTCTGGTCATGGCGCCTATTGATGCGCTGGATGGCACCATGGCGCGCCTGCGCGGCGAGCCATCCACATTTGGAGCTTTTGTCGACTCGGTCACCGACCGCTATGCAGAGTTGATTACATTTTTAGGGTTGCTGTATCACTTCCATCAGAGTGAATATTGGTTTGCCAGCCTGTTGGTGTATCTGGCCGCGGCCGGATCCATGCTGGTTTCATATGTGCGCGCCCGCGCCGAAGCGCTGGATTACGATGCCAAGGTTGGCATTCTCACCCGCATGGAACGTTATTTTGTGCTGGTGCCCGCGCTGATTTTTAATATCCCTGTTATCGGCATTGGCATTATCGCCTTGCTGGCAAATATCACCGCGCTGCAGCGCATTCTCTATGTGCGCAAGCAAGCGCATATTGAGATGAAGAAATAA